The Pangasianodon hypophthalmus isolate fPanHyp1 chromosome 2, fPanHyp1.pri, whole genome shotgun sequence genome window below encodes:
- the camk1a gene encoding calcium/calmodulin-dependent protein kinase type 1, which translates to MPLEEGKGWKKKTTDIKENYDFKEVLGTGAFSEVVLAEEKSTQRLVAVKCIPKKALEGKENSIENEIVVLHRIKHKNIVSLEDIFESQTHLYLVMQLVSGGELFDRIVEKGFYTERDASKLIHQILDAVKYLHDVGIVHRDLKPENLLYYSMDEDSNIMISDFGLSKIEDSGTVMSTACGTPGYVAPEVLAQKPYSKAVDCWSIGVISYILLCGYPPFYDENDAKLFEQILKAEYEFDSPYWDDISDSAKDFICHLMEKDPELRYTCEQALQHPWISGDTALDKNIHESVSAQIKKNFAKSKWKQAFNATAVVRHMRRLQLGTSLEGSSQITTTSPCHRHLLLPAKEHHPEEDEDTEEEENGSPDIDGRRNSADQDSVRSCAYCCRPTSRV; encoded by the exons ATGCCCTTAGAGGAAGGAAAAGGATGGAAAAAGAAGACAACTGACATCAAGGAAAATTATGACTTCAAAGAAGTTCTGGGGAC GGGGGCGTTCTCTGAGGTGGTGCTGGCTGAGGAGAAGAGCACTCAGCGCCTCGTTGCTGTCAAGTGCATCCCCAAGAAGGCACTGGAGGGCAAAGAGAACAGTATCGAGAACGAGATAGTTGTGCTACACAG GATAAAACATAAGAACATTGTTTCACTGGAGGACATATTTGAGAGTCAGACACACCTGTACCTGGTCATGCAATT GGTATCTGGTGGAGAGCTGTTTGACAGAATTGTTGAGAAGGGTttctacacagagagagatgccAGTAAACTCATTCATCAGATCTTAGATGCAGTGAAATATCTGCATGATGTGGGCATTGTGCACAGAGATTTAAAG CCAGAGAACCTTCTGTATTATAGCATGGATGAAGACTCCAATATCATGATCAGTGACTTTGGACTGTCAAAAATTGAGGACTCTGGAACTGTGATGTCAACCGCCTGTGGAACGCCTGGATATGTGG CTCCTGAGGTTCTGGCTCAGAAACCCTACAGCAAAGCAGTGGACTGCTGGTCCATAGGGGTTATTTCTTACATTTT GTTATGTGGATATCCACCATtttatgatgaaaatgatgccAAGCTGTTTGAGCAAATCCTGAAGGCTGAATATGAGTTTGATTCTCCATACTGGGATGATATATCAGACTCAG CTAAAGATTTCATATGCCACCTAATGGAGAAAGATCCAGAGCTAAGATATACTTGTGAACAAGCCTTACAGCACCCATG GATCTCGGGAGACACTGCTCTTGACAAGAACATCCATGAGTCTGTCAGCGCTCAAATTAAAAAGAACTTTGCCAAGAGTAAAtggaag CAAGCCTTCAATGCGACAGCCGTGGTGAGGCACATGAGGAGGTTACAGCTGGGCACCAGCCTGGAGGGCTCCAGTCAAATCACCACCACCAGCCCCTGCCACAGACATCTGCTCCTGCCTGCTAAAGAGCACCACCCGGAAGAAGATGAGGACACTGAAGAGGAGGAGAACG GTTCTCCAGATATTGATGGGCGACGCAACAGTGCTGATCAGGACAGCGTCAGAAGCTGTGCATACTGCTGTAGACCAACCAGCAGGGTCTGA
- the pbrm1l gene encoding polybromo 1, like, translated as MGSKRRRIASPSSSVSGDFDDATSSTPASSWKRRRTSNATAVDQIAVCNELYNTIRDYKDEQGRQICELFVRAPKRRNQPDYYEVVSQPIDMMKIQQKLRTEDYQDAEQFSEDFKLLINNAKAYYPTDSPEYRAACKLWALFLSTKSSLLRGGDVEDDEEEEESEDADNPGVSTEEEMSPNYMKGVLEQLLEAVVSYTDSSGRLVSELFQKLPSKLQYPDYYAIIKEPIDLRTIAQRIQMGHYKSISAMAKDIDLLTKNAKAYNEPGSQVYKDANTIKKVFTQRRSELEQAEPTKSSLRIRNRRSAQGDRLPAITVSLQPGSESDEDSILSGSVRYDAGEMESESGHTRLATGDPIFQLYQAVRGARNTQGQLLAEPFLQLPSRREYPDYYQQIKHPISLQQIREKMRNGDYEGVEQMESDLNTMFENAKRYNVPNSAIYKRAQKLQQIMQLKRRELRDEYEGDSLLATITPDTGSSKRKSHKKNTKKNRMKALYAAVTEAREAGTGRRLCDLFMVKPSKKDYPDYYQVIIEPMDLRTIESNIRSERYVSEEALMNDMKLMFRNARHYNEEGSQVYNDADILEKIVKEKQKELGPLPEDDDVGSPKLKLRRSGGAASPKKSRSQTSLQQKLSELYEAVRSFTDSRGRRLSTVFLRLPSRSELPDYYAAIKRPIDMERLRSYMVQGRYQDIESMAEDFILMFNNACTYNEPESLIYRDALLLHRAFLDARRNLEKEEEEGEERVGAQVAVAPLVCELIRNLFVSVMGHQDDESRCYSDSLAEVPAVDPANSEAPPLNLEMIRNNVERGRYRRLDVFQEHFFEVLEKARRLNRTDSEIFEDSVELQQFFVKIRDELCKNGEILLSPALSYTSRHLHADVEQDKREKLPLEMEEDRLKVEEDKKEEEKAEGATDGQWSSGFQNTYSQDCSFENSTYSVGDCVYVQPSEANLQPHIVSIEKLWKDEAGEQWLNGCWFYRPGETFHLATRKFLEKEVFKSDYYNKVPVSKILGKCMVIFVKDYFKFQPEGFKPEDVFVCESRYTTRTKAFKKIKMWTMPPSSVKLVPRDVPLPVVRVASMFVNAANHDQDKMADTADDHVSFIEKEREAVPVEVANAEPGCQYYEQLCYNNMWLKVGDCVYIRSHGLTRPRIGRIEKMWEQDGVAFFFGPIFIHPEETEHEPTKMFYQREVFLSNLEETSPMMCILGKCVVSSFKDFISCRPTECTEENVHVCESRYIESEKQMKKFKGLKRFSLSAKVVDDEIYYFRKPLVPSKEPSPLLDKKIEELEAKFADIEDLDEDLDEMEDEDDEAPATPSMPQHQASLTSDMDLPNLPLQSTPKTIKGLSKKEGAKRKINMSGYILFSSEMRAVIKARHPDFSFGELSRLVGTEWRNLESNKKSEYEERAAKLVEQQERERALQQQQQQQQQQQQQQAAASPRAGTPVGSLMGVVPPPSSMGMLNQAMPGMMGNYGPPFMPMQGPPDGMMGMGGTPPHPMGVPALPPQHYFTSGMAGYPGMPPPGGMGPGINGMAGSPGPGNPYGLQMGAYGPGQVAPPPYPGQSQLGQSTHQPPGAPMFIAPPPRPQRLLHSEAYLKYIEGLSADCPTISKWDQSLKAQRKDSRLSREQESRLPSHWLKSKGAHTTMVDALWRLRDLMMRDTLSIRQAYNL; from the exons ATGGGCTCCAAGAGACGACGCATCGCTTCTCCCTCCAGCAGTGTGAGTGGAGACTTTGATGATGCCACTTCATCAACTCCAGCCAGTAGCTGGAAAAGGAGGAGGACTTCTAATGCCACTGCTGTCGATCAG attgctGTTTGCAATGAATTGTACAACACTATCAGGGACTACAAAGATGAGCAAGGGAGGCAGATCTGTGAGCTGTTTGTTCGTGCTCCAAAAAGAAG GAATCAGCCGGATTACTATGAGGTGGTGAGCCAGCCCATTGACATGATGAAGATCCAGCAGAAGCTCAGGACAGAAGACTACCAAGATGCAGAGCAGTTCTCTGAAGATTTTAAGCTACTTATAAACAATGCCAAAGCTTACTATCCG ACTGATAGTCCGGAGTACAGGGCTGCCTGTAAGTTGTGGGCTCTGTTTCTGTCCACAAAGAGTAGCCTTCTTCGTGGGGGAGATGTCgaggatgatgaggaagaagaggaaagtGAAGATGCTGACAACCCAGGAGTCTCCACAGAGGAGGAG ATGTCACCCAACTATATGAAGGGAGTCCTAGAGCAGCTGTTGGAGGCTGTTGTGTCTTACACTGATTCTTCAGGGAGATTAGTTAGTGAACTTTTCCAGAAGCTGCCCTCTAAACTG CAATACCCAGACTACTATGCCATAATCAAAGAGCCAATAGATTTGCGAACCATAGCTCAGAggatacag ATGGGACATTACAAATCCATCAGTGCCATGGCCAAGGACATTGATCTTTTGACCAAAAATGCCAAAGCCTACAATGAACCTGGATCACAAGTTTATAAG GATGCAAACACAATCAAGAAGGTCTTTACGCAGAGGAGGAGTGAACTTGAACAGGCAGAACCAACAAAATCCAGCCTCCGCATCAG GAATCGGAGGTCTGCTCAGGGTGATCGTCTGCCTGCTATTACTGTGTCTCTGCAGCCTGGCTCAGAGAGCGATGAAGACTCCATTCTGTCAG GCTCTGTGCGGTATGATGCTGGGGAGATGGAGTCTGAAAGTGGGCATACTCGATTAGCTACTGGTGACCCGATCTTCCAGTTGTACCAAGCTGTCCGAGGGGCCCGTAACACTCAGGGTCAGCTCCTCGCTGAGCCGTTCCTCCAGCTTCCTTCACGCAGAGAGTACCCTGATTACTACCAGCAGATCAAACACCCCATTTCTCTCCAGCAAATCAG AGAAAAAATGCGGAATGGGGACTATGAGGGAGTCGAGCAGATGGAATCAGACCTTAATACTATGTTTGAGAATGCTAAACGATACAATGTCCCCAATTCTGCCATTTACAAGCGTGCTCAAAAACTACAGCAAATAATGCAG CTAAAAAGGAGAGAACTTCGAGATGAATATGAGGGAGACAGTTTGCTCGCCACCATAACCCCTGACACAGGAAGCAGTAAGAGAAAAAG TCATAAGAAGAACACcaagaaaaacagaatgaaagcGCTGTATGCAGCAGTGACAGAGGCACGAGAGGCAGGTACAGGTCGGCGCCTCTGTGACCTCTTCATGGTAAAGCCGTCAAAGAAGGACTACCCTGATTACTACCAGGTTATCATAGAGCCCATGGACCTGCGCACCATTGAGAGCAATATCCGCTCTGAGCGCTATGTCAGCGAGGAGGCTCTCATGAACGATATGAAGCTCATGTTCCGCAATGCTCGCCACTACAACGAGGAAGGCTCTCAG GTTTACAATGATGCAGATATTCTGGAAAAGATtgtaaaggaaaaacagaaggaacTTGGACCTTTACCTGAGGATGATGATGTTGGCTCACCCAAACTCAAACTAC GGAGGAGTGGTGGTGCTGCATCTCCCAAGAAGTCCCGTTCTCAGACGTCCCTGCAGCAGAAACTGAGCGAGCTCTATGAAGCTGTTCGCAGTTTCACAGACAGTCGTGgacgccgcctgagcacggtgTTTCTGCGGTTGCCGTCACGCTCTGAGCTGCCCGATTACTACGCCGCCATCAAGCGGCCTATTGACATGGAGCGTCTGCGCAGCTACATGGTCCAGGGCCGCTACCAGGACATAGAGTCAATGGCTGAGGATTTCATCCTTATGTTCAACAACGCCTGTACATACAATGAGCCTGAGTCACTCATCTACCGCGATGCACTGCTGCTCCACAGAGCCTTCCTTGATGCACGCCGCAACctggagaaggaggaagaggaaggagaggaaagAGTGGGAGCTCAAGTGGCCGTAGCTCCGCTGGTCTGCGAGCTCATTCGGAACCTATTTGTGTCAGTAATGGGCCATCAGGACGACGAGAGCCGCTGCTACAGTGACTCGCTCGCAGAGGTGCCCGCTGTGGATCCTGCAAACTCGGAGGCCCCGCCTCTTAACTTGGAGATGATCCGCAACAATGTAGAGCGTGGACGCTATCGGAGACTGGATGTGTTTCAGGAGCATTTCTTTGAGGTGCTGGAGAAAGCCAGACGCCTCAACAG AACGGACTCTGAGATCTTTGAGGACTCGGTTGAGCTGCAGCAGTTCTTTGTGAAGATCCGAGATGAGCTATGCAAGAATGGTGAGATCCTGCTGTCCCCAGCACTGAGCTACACATCCAGACACCTGCATGCAGATGTGGAGCAGgacaagagagaaaaactgcCTCTGGAAATGGAGGAAGATCGACTCAAAGTTGAGGAAGACAAGAAAG AGGAGGAAAAGGCAGAGGGTGCTACAGATGGACAGTGGTCGTCAGGCTTTCAAAACACCTATAGTCAAGACTGCAGTTTTGAGAACAGCACCTATAGTGTAGGAGACTGTGTATATGTGCAGCCATCTGAAGCCAACCTGCAGCCCCACATTGTAAGCATCGAGAAACTGTGGAAGGATGAGGCTG GTGAGCAGTGGCTAAATGGCTGCTGGTTTTACCGACCAGGCGAGACCTTCCACTTGGCTACACGCAAGTTCCTGGAAAAAGAAGTATTCAAGAGTGACTACTACAACAAAGTTCCAGTCAGTAAGATACTGGGGAAATGCATGGTCATATTTGTAAAG gattattttaaatttcagcCCGAGGGCTTCAAGCCTGAGGACGTCTTTGTTTGTGAGTCTCGTTACACGACCCGGACCAAGGCCTTCAAGAAGATCAAAATGTGGACCATGCCACCAAGCTCTGTGAAATTAGTCCCTCGTGATGTGCCATTACCTGTAGTCAGAGTTGCGTCCATGTTTGTCAATGCTGCAAATCATGACCAGGACAAGATGGCAGACACTGCTGATGATCATGTTAGCTTTATTGAGAAA GAGAGAGAGGCTGTTCCTGTAGAGGTGGCCAATGCTGAACCTGGATGTCAGTACTACGAACAGCTTTGCTACAATAACATGTGGCTGAAAGTGGGTGATTGTGTCTACATTCGATCACATGGATTGACACGTCCACGAATTGGCAG GATTGAGAAGATGTGGGAGCAGGATGGAGTTGCTTTCTTCTTTGGGCCCATATTTATCCACCCTGAGGAGACAGAACATGAGCCCACAAAGATGTTCTACCAGCGTGAAGTGTTCCTGAGCAACCTGGAGGAGACCTCCCCTATGATGTGCATTTTAG GAAAGTGTGTTGTCTCCTCCTTTAAGGACTTTATTTCCTGTAGGCCCACTGAGTGTACAGAGGAGAATGTACACGTGTGTGAGAGCCGCTACATTGAGAGCGAGAAGCAGATGAAAAAATTTAAAGGCCTCAAACGATTTTCCCTTTCAGCCAAAGTGGTAGATGATGAGATCTACTACTTCAG AAAGCCGCTTGTGCCCTCCAAGGAGCCATCTCCCCTGCTGGATAAAAAGATTGAAGAGCTAGAGGCTAAATTTGCAGATATTGAGGACCTGGATGAAGATCTAGATGAgatggaggatgaggatgatgaagcaCCAGCAACACCCTCTATGCCCCAGCATCAGGCTTCACTGACTAGTGATATGGACCTTCCTAACTTACCACTACAG TCCACACCAAAGACGATAAAAGGTCTATCCAAGAAAGAAGGAGCCAAGCGCAAGATCAACATGAGTGGCTACATTCTGTTTAGCAGTGAGATGCGAGCTGTCATCAAGGCTCGACACCCAGATTTCTCCTTTGGAGAGCTGAGTCGTCTTGTGGGTACGGAGTGGAGGAACCTGGAATCCAATAAGAAGTCAGAGTATGAAG AGCGGGCCGCTAAACTGGTAGAACAGCAGGAACGGGAAAGGGccctccagcagcagcagcagcagcaacaacagcagcagcagcagcaggcagcAGCCTCCCCGAGAGCAGGTACCCCAGTCGGGTCTCTGATGGGGGTGGTGCCTCCCCCAAGCTCTATGGGGATGCTAAACCAAGCCATGCCAG GCATGATGGGAAATTATGGCCCACCCTTCATGCCTATGCAGGGTCCTCCTGATGGCATGATGGGTATGGGTGGCACACCTCCTCACCCCATGGGGGTGCCCGCGTTGCCACCTCAGCACTACTTTACATCAGGCATGGCTGGGTACCCCGGTATGCCCCCTCCTG GTGGAATGGGACCTGGTATTAATGGTATGGCTGGAAGTCCTGGTCCAGGAAACCCTTATGGGCTTCAG ATGGGTGCATATGGCCCCGGGCAGGTGGCTCCGCCTCCGTACCCAGGCCAGAGTCAGCTGGGTCAGTCTACCCACCAACCACCAGGCGCGCCCATGTTCATAGCGCCGCCTCCCAGGCCACAGCGCCTCCTGCATTCAGAAGCCTACCTGAAATACATAGAAGGGCTCAGTGCAGATTGCCCCACTATCAGCAAATGGGACCAGAGCCTTAAGG CTCAAAGGAAAGACTCTCGCCTCAGTAGAGAGCAGGAGAGCCGTCTTCCTTCTCATTGGCTGAAGAGCAAAGGTGCTCACACCACGATGGTTGATGCACTGTGGCGACTGAGAGATTTAATGATGAGAGACACTCTCAGCATCCGACAAGCTTACAACCTTTAA